The following coding sequences are from one Triticum aestivum cultivar Chinese Spring chromosome 5A, IWGSC CS RefSeq v2.1, whole genome shotgun sequence window:
- the LOC123107390 gene encoding uncharacterized protein yields MPSLRQCSTLAVATKMKMSKAPVLLKKAVTMCKSKTGVLAARLLFLASLRRRMATVGVMSHKIHALMAAADRAKAGGDCHKAVVSRKVEKTLPAIHGGEIVDLTHQLALFCQEKDVGGGFPDWTLHPIFNDDDNCCYVDEPSVIDVIRSNMEVQGLEFNMEDEIDQAADMFIRRFRERMSKSI; encoded by the coding sequence ATGCCTAGCCTGAGGCAGTGCAGCACTTTAGCTGTTGCCACGAAgatgaagatgagcaaggccccTGTGCTCCTGAAGAAGGCGGTGACGATGTGCAAGAGCAAGACCGGCGTGCTCGCAGCCAGGCTCCTCTTCCTCGCCTCGCTCCGGCGCAGGATGGCCACCGTCGGCGTGATGTCTCACAAGATACACGCGCTCATGGCGGCCGCGGACCGGGCGAAGGCGGGAGGGGACTGCCACAAGGCTGTCGTTTCGCGCAAGGTCGAGAAGACGCTTCCAGCGATCCATGGCGGTGAGATCGTTGATCTCACGCATCAATTGGCACTGTTTTGTCAAGAGAAGGATGTTGGTGGTGGCTTCCCTGACTGGACGCTGCACCCCATCTTCAATGACGATGACAATTGCTGTTACGTCGACGAGCCCTCGGTGATAGATGTGATCAGGAGCAACATGGAAGTCCAGGGGTTGGAGTTCAACATGGAAGATGAGATCGACCAAGCCGCCGATATGTTCATCAGGAGGTTCCGGGAGCGAATGAGCAAGAGCATTTAG